Genomic window (Achromobacter sp. B7):
GCCCGCTTGAACTGCACATCCGGCACATGCCGGGCGGGCTTTTCACGGACCATGTATTCGGCGCCGGCACCACGCAGATGAAGGAACGCGAGATCCTGCGGCTGGAAGGGCCGTTCGGCTCTTTCTTCCTGCGCGAAGACAGCGACAAGCCCATCGTGCTGCTGGCTAGCGGCACGGGCTTTGCGCCTGTGAAGGCCATCGTCGAGCACATGATCCACAAGAGCATTGCGCGCCCGGTCACGCTGTACTGGGGCGGCCGCCGTCCCCAGGACTTGTACATGGACGCACTGGCGCAGTCCTGGTCTGGCCTGCTGCCGAACTTCAAGTACGTACCGGTGGTGTCCAATGCGCTGCCCGAAGACGGCTGGTCGGGGCGCACCGGCTTCGTCCATGAAGCCGTCATGCAAGACATCGCGGACCTGTCCGGCCACCAAGTCTATGCCTGCGGCACGCCGCTGATGGTGGATGCCGCGCGTCGCGAATTCAGCGTGCAGAACGGGCTGCCGCCGGAAGAGTTCTACGCGGATGCCTTCACGTCCGAGGCCGACCTGGCGAAAGCCGCGTCGTAAATCGGACCACGGGAATCATCGGGGGGGAATTCACAGGCTGAAAAGCTTCGTGACTTCCGCCCCTTTTTTATACGTAGGCGAAGGCAAATCGGCGGGGTAAACTGCCTTCGCAGCGGCTTGCCAAAGGGGCGGACATCGGGTCCGTGGCCGACTTGGCATGCAAGGAGCAATGCGGGCATGAAAGTAGCGGTATTGGGTAGCGGCATTATCGGAATCTCCAGCGCCTGGTGGCTGAACCAGGCCGGCCACGACGTTGTGGTCATTGATCGCTGCACCGGTCCCGCCCAGGAAACCAGCCTTGCCAATGGCGCGCAGATTTCGGTTTCCTATGCCGAACCCTGGGCCAATCCGCAGGCGCCGCTCAAGCTGCTCAAATGGATGTTCCAGGACAACGCGCCGTTGCTGTTCCGGCCGCAGCTGGACTGGCGTCAATGGATGTGGGGCCTGGCCTTCCTGCGTGAGTGCCTGCCCGGCCGGCTGGCTCCGAATATTCGGGCCATGGTGCGCATGGCCGAGTACAGCCGCGCCACGCTGCGCA
Coding sequences:
- a CDS encoding CDP-6-deoxy-delta-3,4-glucoseen reductase; this encodes MSFQVIIQPSKHQFPVEPGQTVLDGALAAGIVLPYSCRNGACSTCKGKVVSGEFDAGQYPAQILSPEELANGYTLFCQARPASDMVVESTEVRLASDIQIRKLPSRVQTLERVAPDVTVLKLQLPASEQFRYYAGQYIEVILKDGRRRSYSMAGAPHTGSPLELHIRHMPGGLFTDHVFGAGTTQMKEREILRLEGPFGSFFLREDSDKPIVLLASGTGFAPVKAIVEHMIHKSIARPVTLYWGGRRPQDLYMDALAQSWSGLLPNFKYVPVVSNALPEDGWSGRTGFVHEAVMQDIADLSGHQVYACGTPLMVDAARREFSVQNGLPPEEFYADAFTSEADLAKAAS